The genomic DNA caacattgctctcCACCCTGACGGCGACAAAAGAAACAGATCCATGACGTGGAGTACCGTGGCGAGCGTGGCGAGGCCCCCCCGCGTGGTGTGtcttcgaggcgacgagagcAATGTGGAGTCTaacggcggatgtggcgagaCCCCTGCGTGTTGTATTATcatggtggcgactgcgaggcagcctgcgagaggtccggattcaatggtatcactctgtcaggtggagGGTGGTGTTGCAGCGGTACTTTGGCGGAGGATCCCGCATGGCAGTGGTCTTTTCGGTGCGGTGCAGTCTGCTTCTATCAGGTTCCCTGTCGACGTAGGGTCATGCCTGGAGGTTTCGGCAACTATATGAGTgtgaatgttggtgggtgccgcgGTAAGCTTCGTTTCTGCTGCTGTTGTCGGGTGGAGTCAAATCTGCTTGAGATGTGTTTGAGTTCGAcacgtgttgatgtcccaatccaaccgaccGATGTGTTGTTTAGTTGAGTTGAGTGCGATGACATGGTGTGGTACGTGTTGATTACCCAATTCAACCTGCCGGTGTTTGTTgttattttttcattttgttatATTCGTCCAGTCTggactttttcttctttttaatataatcggcaccTCTCTTgccgtttcaaaaaaataagcTCCTgccattaaaaaaaaataagtgtGTAATATAAATAGTAGAGTGAGATTATACAGTTCATCTTCGTTGTTTTCTTCACTTTTTCTTCCTCTAGGACTTTAGGTAGTCCTTAGGTAGTTCTTCGGTACTCTCGAATCTTAATTTATAGTCCGTCTGGGAAGGAGGGAGTAAACTCTGCATCCTTTGTGTGTGCAACTGATTTACCTCCTAAAACATCATTATCACACATAGCTATTCCTAGGTTAGTAGGCTACTGTATTGTCTTGCTCCGTCACTATCCGAAAATGAAAggaggactaaaatttatggcGTTTGCGTACCTTCAACTGTCGTTTCCTCAATACAAATATTGCGGTTAGGATTCGGCGGCCTGGCAGCACGTTTCTGCACGCCTTTGCTTGTGTTGCTGTTGCTGGCGAGTGGCGACCCAAACAGCACAGACGTTGGGTGCTGCTTTGGCGTCAACGGCACCTGTGCTTCCTCTACTCTCCTCGGGAGTGGCGTCGTCCTGTGAATTTGGCATTCTGGCTTCGTGTCCTGCCTCGCTAGGATTTGGAGCAGTCCGAAAAAGCTGCTCTGAACATGTTAACACTTAACACGCTGTCAGATGTCAAGGATGTAGGGTTGTAGTCCATGTCCGCGATTACTTTTGTCGTTCCATATTCTCCATTCGACCAAGGACGCGCCACAAGGATAAGTACAGATGTGCCGCAAATTAGAGATTGATATAGATAATGTTGGCCAGATCTGCTGAGGAGCAGAGTTATACAGAGGAAATGTCACAAAAACTGTGGCCTTACATGTCTTCAATATGCTAGGGATCGCTCTAATTGAAGTCGGGCTTTTCAGGGTAAGTGCAGCCTGAACGCTGGATGACAACATTCGCGGCGTAGCAAGCAGCTCTGACACACTCATCGATGCTCTTCTCTTGAACCAATTGAGATAGAAAGCCTCCAACAAAGGCATCACCTACCAAACAATGCTTAGATTCAGTAACTAGCACGACGCGAACATAATAAACATCAAAAGCGTATGCGAGAATCATTTACTGTAATGGTCAACTGTGTTGTTTCAATAGAGTGGTACATATCTACAAAGTTTACGTTGAAATAGAGGATGGCTCAGCTgctcaagaaaagaaaactgcagCACATAATTTAACATTATTACTACTGAAAGCTACGGCGTACCTGCACCATTAGTATCCACAAGCTTCTCCTTAGGCAAAAGGATCACGGGGAAAGTTTTCACCTGCAAGCATCGTATTATTTAAGATTATCAGGGATCAGGATAAACATTTACCTCGAGTAGCCAAGGTTCAATACACAATAATTACGTGAATGTTAACTTTGTCACGACTGATAGTGTGCCGCAAATAATCTATATATTTTCAACAGAATGTAAAATTCACAATAATCACAATGCAATGAAGCCTATCAGTGAACCAATACGCAACCATGGAAAGCAGGAGGTTTACCTTTCCATCATCAGCCACAACTACTGGATCACGGCCTTGAGTGATCACAGTAATCCTCTTGTGTGTCCCTGAAGCATTGGGCAATTGTGAGATCTTCAGAGCAATCTCCTCCACATTCTCAGTCTACAATTTTTTACGGAGCAATTTATTACAACTTTCTAACCAGGTGAAAATTACAACACAAGATGAAACTTTACCTCCCAACCACGAACTTTAGCAAAGGTCCTTGCCTCAGTTTCATTTCCAAAGATGTAGTCCACGTACCTATGTTTGGAAACAGCAAGAAAATCATAAATTTTATATAGCACACCAAAATATTGGAAAAACCTAACATGCAAGAGAGTTGAAATAAAGCTTTGCACCCCAAACTGAACCTTTTATATACTGCTCTCACATAAAGGTCACATAACATAATTATGCATGCAGTTTCCAGTACTTACGGAAGAGCTTTCTCTTGGGCATCACGGAAAAACTCACAGATAAAGGGAGCGGAAAGGTTCATCAAAAACACCTGCAAACATGGCCATTAATGGAAATGATATCAATGGAAAACAGTCTCTTTTTACTGGCACCATTTTACCTTGTTAGTTGCAGCAGCATGCTCAGCAACAAGTTGAATAGAATCCGGTGACACAGTAAGGAAAAAGCCAgcaatataaatatattttgcCTTCTTAACTACAATTAAGGAGTATCATTGTTAGGAAACATGATCGATAATATAAATCCACCAAGTGCAAATAATTAGCAAAGATGCTTTGTAAGTAACTGCCAACAATGACTTGATAAGCTAGGTACCAGAAGGTGCTATGTTGTTAACTGAAACATAGCAAATGAACTTATTTTATAAGATAACATTTGGAAATTGCTTACGCCCCCTGTACTAAAGTACTACTTAAAAATAAACCCCAGAAAATGAAGAATAATGGTGCAGTTCCACTCAAAATTTTGGCTATATGCAAAGCTATAAATGTACTTATGTTAAGCTGGACATCCACAAGATGTCTGCACAATGGAAAAATTCAAAGCAGGATGTTTTGTAACATTGTGCCCACTGCCCAAACAACATGTGAACCTTGTCTGTACCATGAGAAAATAACGGTGGAAATCACAAA from Setaria italica strain Yugu1 chromosome VII, Setaria_italica_v2.0, whole genome shotgun sequence includes the following:
- the LOC101755894 gene encoding adenosine kinase 2, which gives rise to MASGSYEGILLGIGNPLLDISAVVDEAFLAKYDVKPGNAILAEDKHLPMYDELASKGNVEYIAGGATQNSIRVAQWMLQIPGATSYIGCIGKDKFGEEMKKNAQAAGINAHYHEDENALTGTCAVCVVGGERSLIANLSAANCYKSEHLKKPENWALVKKAKYIYIAGFFLTVSPDSIQLVAEHAAATNKVFLMNLSAPFICEFFRDAQEKALPYVDYIFGNETEARTFAKVRGWETENVEEIALKISQLPNASGTHKRITVITQGRDPVVVADDGKVKTFPVILLPKEKLVDTNGAGDAFVGGFLSQLVQEKSIDECVRAACYAANVVIQRSGCTYPEKPDFN